One Brachybacterium kimchii genomic window carries:
- the trpS gene encoding tryptophan--tRNA ligase, translating to MSDASYRRAQTRSDALWEKIRTNPSGLRMLTGDRPTGALHIGHYFGSLRNRVRLQQAGVETWLIVADYQVITDREVLGDIRGSVRELITDYLAAGIDPEQATIFTHSAVPALNQLMLPFLSLVTQPELERNPTVKAELAAAGKSAMGGLMLTYPVHQAADILFCHGNLVPVGKDQLPHIEQTRVVARRFNERYAGGEQFFPEPDALLSEAPTILGLDGSHKMSKSLGNTVMLRMSPEETAKKIKKAKTDSEREITFDPENRPEVANLLTIASLSTGRSPEEIAAEIGDKGAGTLKVMTAEVLNEHLAPLRERRAELEKDPGYLFSVLRAGNERANAAADETLAHVREVMGMVY from the coding sequence ATCAGCGATGCCAGCTACCGCCGCGCGCAGACCCGCAGCGACGCGCTGTGGGAGAAGATCCGCACGAACCCCAGCGGGCTGCGGATGCTCACCGGGGACCGCCCCACCGGCGCGCTGCACATCGGCCACTACTTCGGCTCCCTGCGCAACCGGGTGCGGCTGCAGCAGGCGGGCGTGGAGACCTGGCTGATCGTCGCGGACTACCAGGTCATCACCGACCGCGAGGTGCTCGGCGACATCCGGGGCTCGGTGCGCGAGCTGATCACCGACTACCTGGCCGCGGGCATCGACCCGGAGCAGGCCACGATCTTCACGCACTCCGCGGTGCCCGCGCTGAACCAGCTGATGCTGCCGTTCCTCTCGCTCGTCACCCAGCCCGAGCTCGAGCGCAACCCCACCGTGAAGGCCGAGCTCGCCGCCGCCGGCAAGTCGGCGATGGGCGGGCTCATGCTCACCTACCCGGTCCACCAGGCGGCGGACATCCTGTTCTGCCACGGGAACCTGGTGCCGGTGGGCAAGGACCAGCTGCCCCACATCGAGCAGACCCGTGTGGTCGCCCGCCGCTTCAACGAGCGCTACGCGGGCGGGGAGCAGTTCTTCCCCGAGCCCGACGCGCTGCTCTCCGAGGCGCCCACGATCCTGGGGCTCGACGGCAGCCACAAGATGAGCAAGTCGCTGGGCAACACGGTCATGCTGCGCATGAGCCCCGAGGAGACCGCGAAGAAGATCAAGAAGGCCAAGACCGACTCCGAGCGCGAGATCACCTTCGATCCCGAGAACCGTCCCGAGGTCGCGAACCTGCTGACCATCGCCTCGCTGTCCACGGGGCGCAGCCCCGAGGAGATCGCCGCCGAGATCGGCGACAAGGGCGCGGGCACCCTCAAGGTGATGACCGCCGAGGTCCTCAATGAGCACCTGGCGCCCCTGCGCGAGCGCCGCGCCGAGCTCGAGAAGGATCCCGGCTACCTCTTCTCTGTGCTGCGCGCGGGCAACGAGCGCGCGAACGCCGCCGCCGACGAGACGCTCGCCCACGTGCGCGAGGTCATGGGGATGGTCTACTGA
- a CDS encoding carboxylate--amine ligase yields MPSSPPTADPGFDVVVLGAGLNTLNLTIAFHQEYGIVSTLVCRVPVAMNERTVTARSIVLGADASDEEMRDVLVELAQQRPAGRPALLLCNADSLVAFIDAHRADLEEHYLLSQVDAAQLERLADKAEFQEICAGLGIATPPTKVVDFARARDADWDGEDPLPWAYPCVGKAANTAEYGRVSFPGKRKVFFLESEEQRLRLVRSLRDAGFTGRFLFQDLVPGDDTAQRSITAYRSSRGRVTLLCAAQVLLGEHTPEALGRPAAMITGAHPQLVEAASRFLDAVDYVGFANFDVKVDPRTGEQCFFEINPRIGRNNYYVTAAGESVARHIVEDLVHGEDIDQVVVTRPVLYTILPVRLVLRYVRDAHLRARVKDVARTALANPFLYRPEGAWMRAYARTSGLNFVRKYLRVYPRPTDTGF; encoded by the coding sequence ATGCCTTCGTCCCCCCCGACGGCCGATCCGGGCTTCGACGTCGTCGTGCTCGGAGCGGGTCTGAACACACTGAACCTCACGATCGCGTTCCATCAGGAGTACGGGATCGTGTCCACACTCGTGTGCCGCGTGCCCGTGGCGATGAACGAGCGCACCGTGACCGCGCGCAGCATCGTGCTGGGCGCGGACGCGAGCGACGAGGAGATGCGCGACGTGCTCGTCGAGCTCGCGCAGCAGCGTCCCGCGGGCCGCCCCGCGCTGCTGCTGTGCAACGCCGACTCGCTGGTCGCCTTCATCGACGCCCACCGGGCCGATCTCGAGGAGCACTACCTGCTCTCCCAGGTCGACGCCGCCCAGCTCGAGCGCCTCGCCGACAAGGCCGAGTTCCAGGAGATCTGCGCTGGCCTGGGCATCGCGACCCCGCCCACGAAGGTCGTGGACTTCGCGCGTGCCCGTGACGCGGACTGGGACGGGGAGGATCCGCTGCCCTGGGCCTACCCCTGCGTGGGCAAGGCCGCGAACACCGCCGAGTACGGCCGGGTGTCCTTCCCCGGCAAGCGCAAGGTGTTCTTCCTCGAGAGCGAGGAGCAGCGTCTGCGTCTGGTGCGCAGCCTGCGCGACGCGGGCTTCACGGGCCGCTTCCTGTTCCAGGACCTGGTCCCGGGGGACGACACCGCGCAGCGCTCGATCACCGCCTACCGCTCGAGCCGCGGACGCGTCACCCTGCTGTGCGCCGCACAGGTGCTGCTGGGCGAGCACACCCCGGAGGCCCTGGGCCGCCCGGCCGCGATGATCACGGGCGCCCACCCGCAGCTCGTCGAGGCCGCCTCGCGCTTCCTGGACGCGGTCGACTACGTGGGGTTCGCGAACTTCGACGTGAAGGTCGACCCGCGCACCGGCGAGCAGTGCTTCTTCGAGATCAACCCGCGGATCGGGCGCAACAACTACTACGTGACCGCCGCCGGCGAGTCCGTCGCCCGGCACATCGTCGAGGACCTCGTGCACGGTGAGGACATCGACCAGGTCGTGGTGACCCGCCCGGTGCTCTACACGATCCTGCCGGTGCGGCTCGTGCTGCGCTACGTCCGCGATGCGCACCTGCGGGCGCGCGTGAAGGACGTCGCCCGCACCGCGCTGGCGAATCCGTTCCTGTACCGTCCGGAAGGGGCCTGGATGAGGGCGTACGCCCGCACCTCGGGTCTCAACTTCGTGCGCAAGTACCTGCGCGTGTACCCGCGCCCGACCGACACCGGGTTCTGA
- a CDS encoding carboxylate--amine ligase: MAPASSRSRGPVEPRDDFDLVMLGGDIGVYALARAFHEQYGTISHVITRSVSGPIADSRILVAEELGASATEDDLAAALLRHGRERAARRPGVPAIVLANADWLIALLSAHREELEEFFVLPVLDEKTLRDVSDKATFSEICTTLGVSTPETVVVDFTGEGPTEIPELPFAFPVVAKPARSSAYTHVEFAGKKKVYHLTEPAELTDLVHRLDAAGFADRFVVQEMVPGDDTAMRSITAYVDQAGRVTLLGGAHVLLEEHTPGALGNPAAMFTADPGEIAVQAVAFLELTGYRGYANFDVKVDPRTGVAKFFEVNPRIGRNNYYMTAAGANVARAVVRDVVDHEQIERIVPDDEILYSIVPRPLLMRYVTEPGLRARVRRIARHRTVHPLAYATEGTRRRAYIAVAMANQVKKFLTHYPRPSSSGF, translated from the coding sequence ATGGCTCCCGCCTCCTCGCGCTCCCGCGGCCCCGTCGAGCCTCGCGACGACTTCGACCTGGTGATGCTGGGCGGTGACATCGGGGTGTACGCCCTGGCCCGCGCCTTCCACGAGCAGTACGGGACGATCTCGCACGTCATCACCCGCAGCGTCTCGGGGCCGATCGCTGACTCGCGGATCCTGGTGGCCGAGGAGCTCGGCGCGAGCGCCACCGAGGACGACCTCGCCGCCGCCCTGCTGCGCCACGGCCGGGAGCGCGCCGCGCGGCGCCCGGGCGTCCCTGCGATCGTGCTCGCGAACGCCGACTGGCTGATCGCACTGCTCAGCGCACACCGCGAGGAGCTCGAGGAGTTCTTCGTGCTGCCGGTGCTGGACGAGAAGACCCTCCGCGACGTCTCCGACAAGGCGACCTTCTCCGAGATCTGCACGACGCTCGGCGTGAGCACGCCGGAGACCGTGGTCGTCGACTTCACCGGCGAGGGGCCGACGGAGATCCCGGAGCTCCCGTTCGCCTTCCCCGTCGTCGCCAAGCCAGCCCGCTCCTCCGCCTACACGCACGTGGAGTTCGCGGGGAAGAAGAAGGTCTACCACCTCACGGAGCCCGCCGAGCTCACGGACCTCGTGCACCGACTCGACGCGGCGGGCTTCGCCGACCGCTTCGTGGTCCAGGAGATGGTGCCGGGCGATGACACCGCCATGCGCTCGATCACCGCCTACGTCGACCAGGCGGGCCGGGTGACGCTGCTCGGCGGCGCGCACGTGCTGCTCGAGGAGCACACCCCCGGCGCCCTCGGGAACCCGGCCGCGATGTTCACGGCCGACCCGGGCGAGATCGCCGTGCAGGCCGTGGCGTTCCTCGAGCTCACCGGCTACCGCGGCTACGCGAACTTCGATGTGAAGGTCGACCCGCGCACGGGTGTCGCGAAGTTCTTCGAGGTCAACCCGCGCATCGGGCGGAACAACTACTACATGACCGCGGCCGGGGCGAACGTGGCGCGCGCGGTCGTCCGCGACGTCGTCGACCACGAGCAGATCGAGCGGATCGTCCCGGACGACGAGATCCTCTACTCGATCGTCCCCCGCCCCCTGCTCATGCGCTACGTGACCGAGCCCGGGCTGCGGGCCCGCGTGCGCCGCATCGCCCGCCACCGCACGGTGCACCCGCTGGCCTACGCCACCGAGGGCACGCGCCGTCGCGCCTACATCGCCGTCGCGATGGCCAACCAGGTCAAGAAGTTCCTCACGCACTACCCGCGCCCGTCCTCCAGCGGATTCTGA
- a CDS encoding YbhB/YbcL family Raf kinase inhibitor-like protein: MTDTTFSVTSQATPDDSVVAAAQLAPELGGTSTSPDLTWTGAPEGTRSFAVTCYDPDAPTGSGFWHWVAWDIPASTTSLDLGVPRESTDLKQAANDFGRVGYDGPNPPAGPPHRYVFSVHALPVETLGADPSDPHVGARFAIFTQQLASADLTATYQVSE; the protein is encoded by the coding sequence ATGACCGACACCACGTTCTCCGTCACCTCGCAGGCCACTCCCGACGACTCCGTGGTCGCCGCCGCGCAGCTCGCGCCCGAGCTCGGCGGCACCTCGACCTCCCCGGACCTCACCTGGACCGGCGCGCCCGAGGGGACCCGGAGCTTCGCCGTCACCTGCTACGACCCCGATGCGCCGACGGGCTCGGGATTCTGGCACTGGGTCGCCTGGGACATCCCGGCCTCGACCACCTCGCTGGACCTCGGCGTGCCGCGCGAGAGCACCGATCTGAAGCAGGCGGCCAACGACTTCGGGCGCGTCGGCTACGACGGCCCCAACCCGCCCGCCGGCCCGCCGCACCGCTACGTCTTCTCGGTGCACGCGCTGCCCGTGGAGACACTGGGCGCCGACCCGTCGGACCCCCACGTGGGCGCGCGCTTCGCGATCTTCACCCAGCAGCTCGCGAGCGCCGACCTCACCGCCACCTACCAGGTCAGCGAGTGA
- a CDS encoding glycosyltransferase gives MTLLERSSSARHVARSERPLKVLLTTDWWEPAVNGVVASVTTLRRQLEALGCDVRVLTLAPGLRSSCEGKVYRLGSVSASLFYASARIGTIHQRRILGAIKRWHPDAVHSNCEFTTHVWARRIARDLDVPLVHTYHTIYEDYTHYYSPSRTMGRKAVAEFSRRLLERTDAVIAPTEKVAHLLEGYRVSRPVHVIPTGLDLGRFRPAQSSAEAADSAALRASLGIGARQKVLLSVSRLAKEKNLDQVIRDVAAAEREDAVLVLVGDGPYREHLEHLVADLGMEKRVRFAGAIDPHEVPRWYRMADLFVSASRSETQGLTYIEALACGLPLLCRRDDSVAGVLVDGETGYAVEDSAEFGARLTSLLDDEIGIERMSHRALQHARRTCGAEAFGARVLEVYRTMHLERSRAAAPSTASTASSSARGLAPALGAHLADSSAGAPGVEVPAPAAESGPHGAASHLLNA, from the coding sequence ATGACACTGCTCGAGAGGTCCTCGTCCGCGCGGCACGTCGCGCGATCCGAGCGTCCGCTGAAGGTGCTCCTGACCACCGACTGGTGGGAACCCGCGGTCAACGGGGTCGTCGCCTCGGTGACCACGCTGCGTCGGCAGCTCGAAGCCCTGGGCTGCGACGTCCGCGTGCTGACCCTCGCACCCGGCCTGCGCTCCTCGTGCGAGGGCAAGGTCTACCGGCTCGGCTCGGTCTCGGCCTCGCTGTTCTACGCGAGCGCTCGCATCGGCACCATCCACCAGCGGCGCATCCTCGGGGCGATCAAGCGCTGGCACCCGGACGCGGTCCACTCGAACTGCGAGTTCACCACCCACGTGTGGGCCCGCCGCATCGCCCGCGATCTCGACGTGCCACTCGTGCACACGTACCACACGATCTACGAGGACTACACGCACTACTACTCCCCCAGCCGCACCATGGGCCGCAAGGCCGTCGCGGAGTTCTCCCGCCGACTGCTGGAGCGCACGGACGCGGTCATCGCGCCCACCGAGAAGGTCGCACACCTGCTCGAGGGCTACCGGGTGAGCCGCCCCGTGCACGTGATCCCGACGGGCCTGGACCTGGGGCGCTTCCGCCCCGCGCAGTCCTCCGCCGAGGCGGCCGACTCCGCCGCCCTGCGCGCCTCCCTGGGGATCGGCGCGCGCCAGAAGGTGCTGCTGAGCGTCTCCCGCCTGGCCAAGGAGAAGAACCTCGACCAGGTCATCCGCGACGTGGCCGCCGCCGAGCGCGAGGATGCCGTCCTCGTGCTCGTGGGCGACGGCCCCTACCGCGAGCACCTCGAGCACCTGGTCGCCGACCTCGGCATGGAGAAGCGCGTGCGCTTCGCCGGCGCGATCGACCCGCACGAGGTCCCGCGCTGGTACCGGATGGCCGACCTGTTCGTCTCCGCGTCCCGCTCGGAGACGCAGGGCCTCACGTACATCGAGGCCCTCGCCTGCGGGCTCCCGCTGCTGTGCCGCCGCGACGACTCCGTCGCCGGAGTGCTCGTGGACGGCGAGACCGGCTACGCCGTGGAGGACTCCGCCGAGTTCGGCGCCCGCCTCACCTCGCTGCTGGACGACGAGATCGGCATCGAGAGGATGTCGCACCGCGCCCTCCAGCACGCGCGCCGCACCTGCGGCGCCGAGGCCTTCGGCGCTCGGGTCCTCGAGGTCTACCGCACGATGCACCTCGAGCGCAGCCGGGCAGCGGCCCCGTCGACCGCGTCCACCGCGTCGTCATCGGCTCGCGGCCTCGCGCCCGCTCTCGGAGCGCACCTCGCCGACTCCTCGGCGGGAGCCCCGGGCGTCGAGGTCCCGGCACCGGCCGCTGAGAGCGGTCCGCACGGCGCCGCGTCGCACCTCCTGAACGCCTGA
- a CDS encoding TVP38/TMEM64 family protein, which yields MSTTIPGRTTRPARPARPAVLERPATGPSVSSSAVSPAPTDAAAAVTGDTSAAPRRDPLRVAVRLAPLLGLLACAGAVIWGLRAGVLDSQEHLQSFIDSLGAFGPVVLVLLSGASVVFPIIPGGILVLAAPVLFGPVEGTLLSYLAVCAGSFANFAIARHMGLGLIERAFSESTVEKYLGWTRRPRFTTLFATAIALPVAPDDLLCYLAGTTRMRWRTFALIILACKPWALLAYGLGVSALLMKVVPW from the coding sequence ATGAGCACCACGATCCCGGGGCGCACCACGCGCCCCGCCCGTCCTGCGCGCCCTGCTGTCCTCGAGCGTCCTGCGACCGGCCCGTCCGTCAGCTCGTCAGCCGTATCGCCGGCTCCGACAGACGCGGCTGCCGCTGTCACCGGTGACACGTCCGCCGCTCCCCGTCGCGATCCGCTGCGGGTGGCGGTGCGCCTCGCGCCCCTGCTGGGCCTGCTCGCCTGCGCGGGCGCCGTCATCTGGGGCCTGCGCGCCGGCGTCCTGGACTCCCAGGAGCACCTGCAGTCCTTCATCGACTCGCTGGGGGCCTTCGGACCCGTGGTCCTGGTGCTGCTGAGCGGGGCGAGCGTCGTCTTCCCGATCATCCCCGGCGGGATCCTCGTGCTCGCGGCGCCCGTGCTGTTCGGCCCGGTCGAGGGCACGCTGCTGAGCTACCTCGCGGTGTGCGCGGGCTCCTTCGCGAACTTCGCGATCGCCCGCCACATGGGGCTCGGGCTCATCGAGCGCGCGTTCAGCGAGAGCACGGTCGAGAAGTACCTGGGGTGGACCCGCAGGCCCCGCTTCACGACCCTGTTCGCGACCGCGATCGCCCTGCCCGTCGCGCCGGACGACCTGCTGTGCTACCTCGCGGGCACGACCCGCATGCGCTGGCGCACGTTCGCGCTGATCATCCTCGCGTGCAAGCCCTGGGCTCTGCTCGCGTACGGACTGGGCGTGAGCGCCCTGCTGATGAAGGTGGTGCCCTGGTGA
- a CDS encoding glycosyltransferase family 4 protein, whose protein sequence is MSGDDTTPARLRVLIPKGLAALAGQSGIGEAIRHQRRAVEALGHEVVTSPFADYDVAHLNTPFPDTPLLAALSHLRGRPVMMWAHSTEEDFRDSFTGANRIAPWFRRWIAWIYRRGDAVVTPTQYARTLISRPRYKISRRIHVLSNGVDTGFFARRDGDRAALRDRLGLAPEAPVVMSVGIQMVRKGILEWVELARAMPEVTFVWYGRTDPRLITKDVAAAVASAPSNARFPGYVTPDVLREAYAGCDAFCFLTKEETEGIVLLEALACRAPVLLSDIPIYEEWLPDGEVVHKVPVPASSAVNGGSDQALRARRSAAQKIAERLRRLLDGDLADLSAAGRAAAEAVDMQEVAAQLQRIYDQEGVTPRRPR, encoded by the coding sequence GTGAGCGGCGACGACACGACTCCTGCGCGTCTGCGCGTGCTGATCCCCAAGGGCCTGGCGGCCCTCGCCGGTCAGTCCGGGATCGGCGAGGCCATCCGTCATCAGCGCCGTGCGGTCGAGGCCCTGGGGCACGAGGTCGTCACCTCGCCCTTCGCGGACTACGACGTCGCGCACCTGAACACCCCCTTCCCGGACACCCCGCTGCTCGCGGCGCTCTCGCACCTGCGCGGGCGCCCGGTGATGATGTGGGCGCACTCGACCGAGGAGGACTTCCGGGACTCGTTCACGGGAGCGAACCGGATCGCTCCCTGGTTCCGGCGCTGGATCGCGTGGATATACCGCCGCGGGGACGCGGTCGTCACGCCCACGCAGTACGCGCGCACGCTGATCTCCCGGCCCCGCTACAAGATCTCCCGGCGCATCCACGTGCTCTCGAACGGGGTCGACACCGGCTTCTTCGCGCGCCGCGACGGGGACCGCGCTGCACTGCGCGATCGTCTGGGACTGGCGCCCGAGGCACCGGTGGTGATGAGTGTGGGCATCCAGATGGTCCGCAAGGGGATCCTCGAATGGGTGGAGCTCGCCCGAGCGATGCCCGAGGTCACCTTCGTCTGGTACGGCCGCACCGACCCGCGTCTGATCACGAAGGACGTCGCCGCCGCGGTCGCCTCCGCGCCGTCCAACGCCCGCTTCCCGGGGTACGTCACCCCGGACGTGCTGCGCGAGGCCTACGCCGGGTGCGACGCCTTCTGCTTCCTCACCAAGGAGGAGACCGAGGGGATCGTGCTGCTGGAGGCCCTTGCCTGCCGCGCCCCCGTGCTGCTCTCGGACATCCCGATCTACGAGGAATGGCTGCCGGACGGCGAGGTCGTCCACAAGGTGCCCGTGCCCGCCTCGAGCGCCGTGAACGGCGGCTCGGACCAGGCGCTGCGCGCCCGGCGCAGCGCAGCGCAGAAGATCGCCGAGCGCCTGCGGCGGCTCCTCGACGGGGATCTCGCCGACCTCTCCGCGGCGGGCCGCGCCGCCGCCGAGGCGGTGGACATGCAGGAGGTCGCCGCGCAGCTGCAGCGCATCTACGACCAGGAGGGCGTCACCCCGCGTCGTCCTCGCTGA
- a CDS encoding heat shock protein transcriptional repressor HspR produces MPPFQQFDERAPVFVISVAAELAGMHPQTLRQYDRLGLVSPQRTSGRGRRYSARDVAQLREVQRLSQEEGINLAGIKRILELQDEVTQLQSQLGSVREAIAAMGGRTSGSRSGGGEGSGRVFAADSAGRVSTLRRGQRPARPDNGAVVLWRPGGGR; encoded by the coding sequence ATGCCCCCGTTCCAGCAGTTCGACGAGCGGGCGCCCGTGTTCGTCATCTCCGTCGCGGCCGAGCTCGCGGGCATGCACCCGCAGACCCTGCGCCAGTACGACAGGCTCGGCCTGGTCTCACCGCAGCGCACGTCCGGCCGCGGTCGCCGTTACAGCGCGCGCGACGTCGCGCAGCTCCGCGAGGTCCAGCGCCTCTCCCAGGAGGAGGGCATCAATCTCGCGGGGATCAAGCGGATCCTCGAGCTGCAGGACGAGGTGACGCAGCTGCAGTCCCAGCTCGGTTCCGTGCGAGAGGCGATCGCCGCGATGGGCGGCCGCACCTCGGGCTCCCGCAGTGGCGGGGGCGAGGGCTCCGGTCGTGTCTTCGCGGCCGACAGCGCGGGGCGCGTGAGCACCCTGCGCCGCGGCCAGCGCCCCGCCCGCCCCGATAACGGGGCCGTCGTGCTCTGGAGGCCGGGCGGGGGACGCTGA
- a CDS encoding DnaJ C-terminal domain-containing protein, which yields MSQQDWLEKDFYAVLGVSKDASAQEIKKAYRKKARDLHPDRHADDPTAEDRFKEVGEAYSVLSDDEQREQYDAIRAMGAGGARFAPGSGGGGGGGFEDMFGSMFGGGGGGRTAYSSGGQNIDMDDLLRMFGGGGGGASFGGAPGGGAGFGRGGYATQTKGEDLRAHLTLSFRDAALGTEAKLDVGGRSVTTRIPAGVHDGQKIRLRGKGQPGQNGGPAGDLILTLDVGSDPVWSADGADLHITVPVRFDEAALGTTIEVPLFDGGHVRMKVPAGTPSGRTLRAKGKGLKTSKRTGDLRVKIEVAVPEHLDDSAREAVEALRDALGDEDPRAGLAEAARR from the coding sequence ATGTCCCAGCAGGACTGGCTCGAGAAGGACTTCTACGCGGTCCTCGGCGTCTCGAAGGACGCGAGCGCGCAGGAGATCAAGAAGGCATACCGCAAGAAGGCACGGGACCTCCATCCCGACCGCCACGCCGACGACCCCACCGCCGAGGACCGCTTCAAGGAGGTCGGCGAGGCCTACTCCGTCCTCAGCGACGACGAGCAGCGCGAGCAGTACGATGCGATCCGCGCCATGGGCGCGGGCGGCGCGCGCTTCGCCCCCGGATCCGGCGGCGGAGGCGGCGGCGGATTCGAGGACATGTTCGGCTCGATGTTCGGAGGCGGCGGAGGAGGCCGCACCGCCTACAGCTCGGGCGGTCAGAACATCGACATGGACGACCTGCTGCGCATGTTCGGCGGCGGCGGGGGCGGCGCGAGCTTCGGCGGTGCGCCCGGCGGCGGCGCGGGATTCGGCCGCGGCGGCTACGCCACGCAGACGAAGGGCGAGGACCTGCGCGCCCACCTCACGCTCAGCTTCCGCGACGCGGCGCTGGGCACCGAGGCGAAGCTCGACGTCGGCGGGCGCAGCGTCACCACCCGGATCCCCGCCGGCGTGCACGACGGACAGAAGATCCGTCTGCGCGGCAAGGGACAGCCCGGTCAGAACGGCGGCCCCGCCGGCGACCTGATCCTCACCCTCGACGTCGGCTCCGACCCCGTGTGGTCCGCCGACGGCGCGGACCTGCACATCACCGTGCCCGTCCGCTTCGACGAGGCGGCGCTCGGCACCACGATCGAGGTCCCCCTGTTCGACGGCGGCCACGTGCGGATGAAGGTCCCCGCGGGCACGCCGTCGGGCCGCACGCTGCGCGCCAAGGGCAAGGGGCTGAAGACGTCCAAGCGGACGGGGGACCTGCGTGTGAAGATCGAGGTGGCCGTCCCCGAGCACCTCGACGACTCGGCGCGCGAGGCCGTCGAGGCCCTGCGCGACGCGCTCGGCGACGAGGACCCGCGCGCCGGCCTCGCCGAGGCTGCCCGCCGCTGA
- a CDS encoding nucleotide exchange factor GrpE: MTENQQTPDPQDPQGPEGDAAEAGFSFTDKRRVDPADGSVRPSGPTADDQGGDPLDAEAAALYEQAQQEGGPAGEASGESARIAELESQVADLSEELKRSQAEYVNSRRRIEATAAADKQAASARVLTSLISVLDDIELGRQHGDIAEGTPFHSIAAKLEDTLRSQGLERYGEAGDEFDPSLHEALMHEESAEADTTRIKLVMQPGYRAGDRVLRPARVGTVGPQ, translated from the coding sequence ATGACCGAGAACCAGCAGACGCCCGATCCCCAGGACCCGCAGGGTCCCGAGGGTGACGCGGCCGAGGCGGGGTTCTCCTTCACCGACAAGCGCAGGGTGGATCCGGCGGACGGCAGCGTCCGGCCGTCGGGCCCGACGGCCGACGACCAGGGGGGCGACCCCCTGGACGCCGAGGCGGCGGCGCTCTACGAGCAGGCGCAGCAGGAGGGCGGCCCCGCGGGGGAGGCCTCCGGCGAGAGCGCCCGGATCGCGGAGCTCGAGTCGCAGGTGGCGGACCTGTCCGAGGAGCTCAAGCGCTCCCAGGCCGAGTACGTCAACTCCCGGCGTCGGATCGAGGCGACGGCGGCGGCCGACAAGCAGGCCGCTTCCGCCCGCGTCCTGACCAGCCTGATCAGCGTCCTGGACGACATCGAGCTGGGTCGCCAGCACGGTGACATCGCCGAGGGCACCCCGTTCCACTCGATCGCCGCGAAGCTCGAGGACACTCTGCGCTCGCAGGGCCTCGAGCGGTACGGCGAGGCGGGCGACGAGTTCGATCCGAGCCTTCACGAGGCCCTCATGCACGAGGAGTCCGCGGAGGCGGACACCACCCGGATCAAGCTCGTCATGCAGCCCGGGTACCGGGCGGGCGACCGCGTGCTGCGGCCCGCCCGCGTGGGCACCGTGGGCCCGCAGTGA